The DNA sequence ACAAAGGCAAGGGCAGGGTGGTCAAGGACTACGAAGAACGTTGCGCCATCGCCGACTGCCTTAATGCATGCAAAAACACGCTGGTGAACATGGAGATACTGTCCTACGACAGGATGTCGACGCTTCTTCATGCGGCTACCGGGATAAAGCTAGATCCGGAAGAGATAAGGCTTATCGGCGAAAGGATCGTGAACCTTGAAAGGATGTATCTTGTCTCGCACGGCGTTACGCGTGCCGACGATACATTGCCTAAAAGGTTTACCGAAGAACCGCTGCCGGAAGAAAGCGGCCCTTCTGCGGGAAGCGTGGTAGAGCTCGATCCCATGCTTGACGAGTATTACGAATCAAGGGGATGGGACATAAATAGCGGCATCCCCAAGGAAAGCACCTTGAAGAGGCTGGGCATTCTGCATTTGGTCAACGGCGTCTTAGACGAAAGCTTGGTTTTAAGGAGGTAATTGACGTGGAAAACAGCAAAAAGGAAGTCTTGAACGGTTCGGGAGCGCTTGTTAGGGAGCTTGGCAAACTGCAGGGATACGCCACGTTGATAGGCGTATTGATAGGTTCGGGCATATTTGTGGTGATAGGTACGGCCGGAGGCATGACAGGGCCATCCGTGCCGCTGTCTTTTTTGGCCCTTTATCCTGTGATACTGTCGACGGCCATGGCCTACATGGTGTTTTTGAGCACGCCCTTGGGGGAAAGGCCGGGAGGCGCTTACCTGCACATACAGGAGACCTTCGGGAAGACCTATCCTGCCTTCATGGCCGTATGGTTTCAGTGGATTGCCTTTATGGGGGCTTTGGGGGTGCTGTCGCTGTCCTTTGGGGAATATGCCACGTTCTTCGTCAAGAAAGCAAACCCCGTTGCCGTAGCATGCGGAATACTGCTCTTGTTTTACCTGGTAAATTTGGTCGGAGTCAGGTACTACGGAAATGTTCAGACGATCATGTGCTTCGTCTTGCTCGTCTCCATCGTCATCCTGGTCGTGCCCGGGCTGTTTCACGTAAAAATTTCAAACTACAGGCCGCTTTTCCCCTTTGGGTTAAAGGGTTTTCTGGGCTCTTTGGCGCCGCTTTTCATGTCCTATGCGGGCTTTGAAGCGTTGGCCCAGGCTGCCGGAGAGACGAGGGAAGCAAGAAAAACCCTACCGATGGTGTTTTTCAAGGGCAT is a window from the Acetomicrobium flavidum genome containing:
- a CDS encoding APC family permease, coding for MENSKKEVLNGSGALVRELGKLQGYATLIGVLIGSGIFVVIGTAGGMTGPSVPLSFLALYPVILSTAMAYMVFLSTPLGERPGGAYLHIQETFGKTYPAFMAVWFQWIAFMGALGVLSLSFGEYATFFVKKANPVAVACGILLLFYLVNLVGVRYYGNVQTIMCFVLLVSIVILVVPGLFHVKISNYRPLFPFGLKGFLGSLAPLFMSYAGFEALAQAAGETREARKTLPMVFFKGISLTVAIYVIMAFVAFGVLPYGELAKSKSAMADVAATYLPFGAAGIVALGALMAFTTSINATLMAPPRVLLVLAEDGVIPPVLSRVHPKFHTPHVALTISTLVALALLLTKTLDYILAVTLQSIFILYIIHGVALIALPFINKKLYDSALFRPRRLLIVVCGLFSVCCMIAFSYKMLIQTWPLILLCAVVGTGVFIYGMARNFRGERVLKGAEKS